In the Hippoglossus stenolepis isolate QCI-W04-F060 chromosome 14, HSTE1.2, whole genome shotgun sequence genome, one interval contains:
- the aldh7a1 gene encoding alpha-aminoadipic semialdehyde dehydrogenase, whose protein sequence is MQRCLTLTFARHSRLLLKNKLASVHCQRTAAMSGLLINQPKYAWLKELGLSEDNPGVYNGSWGGSGEVITSYSPANNEPIARVTQATMGEYEETVQKAREAWKIWADIPAPKRGEIVRQIGDALRKKISVLGSLVSLEMGKIYVEGVGEVQEYVDVCDYAVGLSRMIGGPVLPSERPGHALIEQWNPVGLVGIITAFNFPVAVYGWNNALSLTCGNVCLWKGAPTTPLTSVAVSKIVAEVLEHNKLPGAICSMTCGGADIGTAMAKDERVNLLSFTGSTQVGKMVAMMVQERFGRNLLELGGNNAIIVFEDADLNLVVPSTVFASVGTAGQRCTTTRRLILHESIHDTVVERVAKAYKQVRIGDPEDPSTLYGPLHTKQAVDQYLAAIEQAKQQGGTVVCGGKVIDRPGNYVEPTIITGLAHDAAIVHTETFVPILYVLKFKTEEESFAWNNEVKQGLSSSIFTKDMGRVFRWLGPKGSDCGIANVNIPTSGAEIGGAFGGEKHTGGGRESGSDSWKQYMRRSTCTINYSKELPLAQGIKFE, encoded by the coding sequence ATGCAGCGCTGCCTCACTCTGACTTTTGCCCGGCACAGCAGGCTcctgttgaaaaataaattagcaTCTGTCCACTGTCAGCGGACGGCAGCCATGTCAGGTCTCCTCATTAACCAGCCCAAGTACGCCTGGCTGAAAGAGCTCGGCCTGTCTGAGGACAATCCCGGTGTTTACAACGGGAGCTGGGGGGGTAGCGGCGAGGTCATCACGTCTTACTCTCCCGCCAACAATGAGCCGATTGCCAGAGTAACCCAGGCTACTATGGGGGAGTATGAAGAAACTGTCCAGAAGGCAAGGGAGGCCTGGAAGATTTGGGCAGATATTCCAGCCCCAAAGAGAGGGGAGATTGTGAGGCAGATTGGCGACGCTCTAAGGAAGAAGATCAGTGTCCTCGGAAGCCTTGTGTCTTTGGAAATGGGCAAGATCTATGTTGAGGGAGTGGGCGAGGTTCAGGAATACGTCGATGTCTGTGATTATGCTGTTGGTCTGTCTAGAATGATTGGCGGCCCCGTCTTGCCCTCAGAAAGACCAGGCCACGCTCTGATCGAACAGTGGAACCCAGTCGGACTTGTCGGCATCATCACTGCCTTTAACTTCCCTGTGGCTGTGTATGGCTGGAATAACGCCCTCAGTCTCACCTGTGGCAACGTCTGCCTGTGGAAAGGAGCTCCAACCACACCTCTCACAAGTGTCGCAGTTAGCAAGATCGTGGCTGAGGTGCTGGAGCACAACAAGCTGCCCGGTGCGATCTGCTCCATGACCTGCGGAGGCGCTGATATCGGTACCGCCATGGCGAAGGACGAGCGCGTGAATCTGCTGTCGTTCACTGGCAGCACCCAAGTTGGCAAGATGGTGGCCATGATGGTGCAGGAAAGGTTCGGGCGCAACCTCTTGGAGCTCGGCGGAAACAATGCTATCATCGTGTTTGAGGACGCTGACCTAAACCTTGTCGTGCCCTCCACTGTCTTTGCGTCTGTGGGAACTGCCGGCCAACGCTGCACCACAACCAGGAGGTTGATTCTGCACGAGAGCATTCATGACACAGTGGTTGAGAGGGTCGCCAAGGCCTACAAACAAGTCCGCATCGGAGACCCCGAGGATCCCAGCACCCTTTATGGACCTCTGCACACCAAGCAAGCTGTGGATCAGTACCTGGCAGCCATTGAGCAGGCCAAGCAACAGGGCGGCACTGTGGTCTGTGGAGGAAAGGTGATTGACCGTCCTGGAAACTACGTAGAGCCCACCATTATCACAGGGCTGGCTCACGACGCCGCCATCGTCCACACAGAAACCTTTGTCCCCATCCTCTACGTCCTCAAGTTCAAGACGGAAGAGGAGTCGTTCGCCTGGAACAACGAGGTCAAGCAGGGTCTGTCCAGCAGCATCTTCACCAAAGATATGGGCCGGGTTTTCCGCTGGTTGGGGCCTAAAGGATCCGACTGCGGCATCGCGAATGTCAACATTCCTACAAGCGGAGCTGAGATTGGAGGAGCCTTCGGTGGggagaaacacacaggaggTGGAAGAGAGTCCGGCAGCGACTCGTGGAAGCAGTACATGAGGCGTTCAACGTGCACAATAAACTACAGCAAGGAGCTCCCTCTGGCCCAGGGAATCAAGTTCGAGTGA